From Solwaraspora sp. WMMD1047, the proteins below share one genomic window:
- a CDS encoding glycosyltransferase family 4 protein — MRVVLIHRYFWPDSAPYAHILHQLARRLGEDGHRVEVLTCQPSYRPPTGPPAPRRERLDDRVTVRRWPVFPDRRYAAVKVVNLVLFCGWLLATGIRLGRADVVLAASTPPVAVARVASLIARRCRARFVYHKQDIYPEVMVAAGSPQAGRVVGTLRRVDARTDRRADRVVVLSRDMAETVRGRGVRPDRIAVINNFDPWSPDSAEHSALPDRPGRRPGDPLRVVFAGNLGRFQNLETLLVALTRLAAEPLVTVDFFGDGPMRGPVQREIARHGLNARVHGYRPPAEVARFLRREADLGIVSLLPGMIRAAYPSRTLSYLRHGCPVLALVERESELAEMIVDAGAGVQVDPTDAEQLAETLRSLAHQPGDLVGAHHRAAALYDRFRAERQLDRWTELFDRLGGPRQAAGSDLEGTTV, encoded by the coding sequence TCGGCGCCGTACGCCCACATCCTCCATCAGCTCGCCCGCCGGCTCGGCGAGGACGGGCACCGGGTGGAGGTCCTGACCTGCCAACCCTCGTACCGGCCGCCGACCGGGCCGCCGGCACCCCGGCGGGAGCGGCTGGACGACCGGGTGACGGTCCGTCGCTGGCCGGTCTTCCCGGACCGCCGGTACGCCGCGGTCAAGGTGGTCAACCTCGTGCTGTTCTGCGGCTGGTTGCTGGCCACCGGAATCCGGCTGGGCCGGGCCGACGTCGTGCTCGCGGCATCGACGCCGCCCGTCGCGGTGGCCCGGGTGGCGTCCCTCATCGCGCGCCGCTGCCGGGCCCGGTTCGTCTACCACAAGCAGGACATCTATCCGGAGGTCATGGTCGCCGCCGGGTCGCCCCAAGCGGGCCGCGTCGTGGGCACCCTGCGGCGCGTCGACGCGCGGACCGATCGCCGCGCGGACCGGGTGGTGGTGCTCTCCCGGGACATGGCGGAGACCGTCCGCGGCCGCGGCGTGCGGCCCGACCGGATCGCCGTCATCAACAACTTCGACCCGTGGTCGCCGGATTCCGCGGAGCACTCAGCGCTGCCGGACCGCCCCGGACGCCGGCCGGGTGACCCCCTGCGGGTGGTCTTCGCCGGCAACCTCGGCCGGTTCCAGAATCTGGAGACGCTGCTCGTCGCACTCACCAGGCTGGCGGCCGAACCCCTGGTCACGGTGGACTTCTTCGGGGACGGACCGATGCGCGGCCCGGTGCAGCGGGAGATCGCCCGACACGGCCTGAACGCCCGGGTCCACGGCTACCGGCCACCGGCCGAGGTGGCCCGGTTCCTGCGGCGCGAGGCGGACCTCGGGATCGTCTCACTGCTGCCCGGGATGATCCGGGCGGCGTACCCGAGCCGGACCCTGAGCTACCTGCGGCACGGCTGCCCGGTGCTGGCGCTCGTGGAACGGGAGAGCGAACTCGCCGAGATGATCGTCGACGCGGGCGCCGGGGTGCAGGTCGATCCGACCGACGCGGAGCAGCTCGCCGAGACGCTCCGGTCGCTCGCCCACCAGCCGGGTGACCTGGTCGGTGCCCACCACCGGGCCGCCGCCCTCTACGACCGGTTCCGGGCCGAGCGGCAACTCGACCGGTGGACGGAACTCTTCGACCGACTCGGCGGGCCGCGGCAGGCCGCCGGCTCCGATCTGGAAGGTACGACGGTATGA
- a CDS encoding sulfotransferase, whose amino-acid sequence MRRAGQPPAPPRRIVILGAARSGTKVLRDALATATGAGAVPYDIGYVWRYGNEDRRDDVLDPALLDDRARAFIRGFVDRYADGDPPTVIEKTVGNCLRLPAVAAVLPEAGFVHLIRDGVDATESIRRQWTEPTDLRYLLRKGRHFPVRLAPRYGARYLGSIVRQRVDRDHRLASWGPRYPGIDDDLRRKDLLVVAARQWRESVTRVRSDADRIGLPLVEVRYERLVGDPERELTDLADRLRVPLRPVGLRRACAMLTPRHLGTGQRNLPRADLVAIDTEIGDLLERLGYRRPAAVRALGGSGMGSRHADGH is encoded by the coding sequence ATGAGGCGAGCCGGACAGCCACCTGCGCCTCCGCGGCGCATCGTGATCCTCGGCGCGGCCCGGTCCGGGACCAAGGTGCTGCGTGACGCGCTCGCCACGGCCACCGGCGCGGGGGCGGTGCCCTACGACATCGGGTACGTGTGGCGGTACGGCAACGAGGACCGGCGCGACGACGTGCTCGATCCCGCCCTCCTCGACGACCGGGCCCGGGCGTTCATCCGGGGATTCGTCGACCGGTACGCCGACGGCGACCCGCCGACGGTGATCGAGAAGACCGTCGGCAACTGCCTGCGGCTGCCCGCGGTGGCGGCCGTGCTGCCGGAGGCGGGCTTCGTCCACCTGATCCGCGACGGGGTCGATGCCACCGAGTCGATCCGTCGCCAGTGGACGGAGCCGACCGACCTACGCTATCTGCTCCGTAAGGGGCGGCACTTCCCCGTCCGGCTGGCACCCCGCTACGGGGCCAGATATCTGGGCTCCATCGTCCGGCAGCGGGTGGACCGCGACCACCGGCTCGCCTCGTGGGGGCCCCGGTACCCCGGGATCGACGACGACCTGCGCCGGAAGGACCTGCTCGTGGTCGCGGCCCGGCAGTGGCGGGAGTCGGTCACCCGGGTGCGGTCCGACGCCGATCGGATCGGTCTCCCCCTCGTCGAGGTCCGGTACGAACGGCTGGTGGGCGACCCGGAACGGGAACTGACCGACCTGGCGGACCGGTTGCGGGTCCCGCTGCGGCCGGTCGGGCTGCGGCGGGCCTGCGCGATGCTGACCCCCCGGCACCTGGGCACCGGACAGCGGAACCTCCCGCGTGCCGACCTCGTCGCGATCGACACCGAAATCGGAGATCTCCTGGAGCGCCTCGGTTACCGACGACCGGCGGCGGTGCGCGCCCTGGGCGGCTCCGGGATGGGATCGCGACATGCCGACGGACACTGA
- a CDS encoding O-antigen ligase family protein encodes MITVAVCAGAIAAMIAARFRTAATLTLFAVLASPIFIEASSGLPTISRLITPPGAVGPEERGIHLGIILILPLATFALLDRAWRPRACQPYGSRLIGWLFFLYTAGIVIGVALGGGLNAIVFYIQTITPLLAWYAVTTRQVNIRKVCRVVIVATLGCLLLVHATVIYHSGATLLGNESVERVLTAGIPQYRNYFPFIMVCGLALAVGCFRAHRRSSIALITATVLALPLLWSRTGLAMLFLAAAVAYFAQPRQVSIPLRLAIGTIGGLAGLALLVPLVSRGMIGERGEESAKLSAENRVDIFRNGFDRLVHSPIFGDSFRPLDLGPDAGELSNMVLFRAHNQYLDIALRGGVPAALLAITLLILFSVRAWRIARQSPDRDMAGFHAALLGITAAICVGNFAHLFMVQPWTGGLFFALLGISSLCPTPPSGRHGSSPGIIPPAGTDTTRPMTALSTSRQTRGAFA; translated from the coding sequence ATGATCACGGTAGCCGTCTGCGCCGGCGCGATCGCCGCGATGATCGCGGCGCGGTTCCGGACGGCCGCCACCCTCACCCTCTTCGCCGTCCTCGCCTCACCGATCTTCATCGAGGCCAGTTCGGGACTGCCGACCATCTCCCGGCTGATCACCCCGCCGGGGGCCGTCGGCCCGGAGGAGCGCGGGATTCACCTGGGAATCATCCTCATCCTGCCGTTGGCGACCTTCGCCCTGCTCGACCGGGCCTGGCGGCCGCGGGCCTGCCAGCCGTACGGCAGCCGGCTGATCGGGTGGCTGTTCTTCCTCTACACGGCCGGCATCGTCATCGGTGTCGCGCTGGGCGGCGGCCTCAACGCGATCGTCTTCTACATCCAGACGATCACCCCGCTGCTCGCCTGGTACGCGGTCACGACCAGACAGGTGAACATCCGGAAGGTCTGCCGGGTGGTCATCGTGGCGACCCTCGGGTGTCTCCTGCTGGTGCACGCCACGGTCATCTACCACTCGGGAGCCACCCTGCTGGGCAACGAGTCGGTGGAGCGGGTGCTCACCGCCGGCATCCCGCAGTACCGCAACTACTTTCCCTTCATCATGGTTTGCGGTCTGGCACTCGCCGTGGGCTGCTTCCGCGCGCACCGCCGCAGCAGCATCGCACTCATCACGGCCACCGTGCTGGCCCTGCCGCTGCTGTGGTCCCGCACCGGACTGGCGATGCTGTTCCTGGCGGCCGCGGTGGCATATTTCGCCCAACCCAGGCAGGTCAGCATCCCCCTGCGCCTGGCCATCGGCACGATCGGTGGTCTCGCCGGGCTGGCGCTGCTGGTGCCGCTGGTCTCCCGCGGCATGATCGGTGAGCGCGGCGAGGAATCCGCGAAGCTGTCCGCGGAGAACCGGGTGGACATCTTTCGGAACGGATTCGACCGGCTGGTCCACAGTCCGATCTTCGGCGACAGCTTCCGGCCACTCGACCTCGGACCCGATGCCGGGGAACTGAGCAACATGGTCCTCTTCCGGGCCCACAACCAGTATCTCGACATCGCCCTGCGGGGTGGCGTCCCGGCCGCCCTGTTGGCCATTACGCTGCTCATCCTGTTCTCGGTGCGGGCGTGGAGAATCGCGCGCCAGTCTCCCGACCGGGACATGGCGGGATTCCACGCGGCCCTTTTGGGCATCACCGCGGCGATCTGTGTGGGCAACTTCGCCCACCTGTTCATGGTCCAGCCCTGGACCGGCGGGCTGTTCTTCGCCCTGCTCGGAATCTCCAGCCTCTGCCCGACCCCGCCGTCGGGTCGGCACGGCTCGTCACCCGGGATAATCCCGCCCGCGGGCACCGACACCACCAGACCGATGACCGCGCTGTCGACATCGCGGCAGACCCGAGGAGCATTCGCATGA
- a CDS encoding FkbM family methyltransferase, protein MSRAGDGRRKFRYRWNHRSPIHRIVVRAANRILPLVPHPVKYAVTDALRRGQQPYRLLVPGSVAIQVGAPRDTLRAGRSRAMAFARRTRAQGQLLVVEPDRASVEEFQRVARRRGFDHIEVVHAAAWSERTTLTMRVDPGHPATNFTAGCATYSTAEVARFQEICVEALPIDDLVDRAGLDRVDVVSITTNGAEEEILRGLRRTIERFRPYICLAHTRGSYTALMDALGYELMGQDDRGFTFRHRQAEPAGRSPVRTGHG, encoded by the coding sequence ATGAGCCGCGCTGGCGACGGCCGCAGAAAATTCCGTTACCGGTGGAACCACCGCAGTCCGATTCACCGGATCGTCGTCCGGGCGGCGAACCGGATACTGCCGCTCGTTCCCCACCCGGTGAAGTACGCCGTGACCGACGCGTTGCGCCGGGGCCAGCAGCCGTACCGCCTGCTCGTTCCCGGCTCCGTCGCCATCCAGGTCGGTGCCCCTCGGGACACCCTGCGGGCGGGACGCTCCCGCGCCATGGCGTTCGCCCGCCGGACCCGCGCCCAGGGCCAACTGCTGGTGGTGGAGCCGGACCGGGCCAGCGTCGAGGAGTTCCAGCGGGTGGCGCGCCGGCGCGGGTTCGATCACATCGAGGTGGTCCACGCGGCGGCCTGGTCGGAGCGGACGACCCTGACCATGAGAGTCGACCCGGGTCATCCGGCGACCAACTTCACCGCCGGCTGCGCCACCTACTCCACCGCCGAGGTTGCCCGGTTCCAGGAGATCTGCGTCGAGGCCCTGCCCATCGACGACCTGGTCGACCGCGCCGGCCTGGACCGGGTCGACGTCGTCAGCATCACCACCAACGGCGCCGAGGAGGAGATTCTGCGGGGCCTGCGGCGGACGATCGAACGGTTCCGGCCGTACATCTGCCTGGCCCACACCCGAGGCTCGTACACGGCACTGATGGACGCGCTCGGCTACGAGCTGATGGGACAGGACGACCGGGGGTTCACCTTCCGCCACCGGCAGGCTGAGCCGGCCGGTCGGTCTCCGGTCCGGACCGGTCACGGCTGA